ggtgacaggatacaggCCCCCTTGGAGTGATTTCACAATTAATGATCATTAGTTGACCACTTAAGGGACTTGAGTGAAGACTGGTGAGGAAGATAGGTCATTGACCTTCCTGCCCAGAAATTACTTGAGACAGAGCTGACAAGGCTTTGGATATCTGTTCTGAAAATAGCCCACTTAATTTTCCAGGCTTCTTGCTTCTTTCTTTGTCTCATCGGGCCTGGAAGATTCTGCTCTACATTCCTATTGCAAATAAAAAAAGTTTAGCAAATGGTAGAATCTCATTCCATATTTATTTTGACAGATATGAGGAGGGAAAACTTATCTTGCTGAAAGATAAAGAGTGATTTACGTTTATGCTTCTGACATTTCTTTAAATATTTCATACATTGACTTCATGTGAAGTAGAATATCTGCAATGGTAAAGTAAATTTATTAAAAGCTGTTGATGTAGTAAAACTAATGACTAAGTTTTTAATTGTTACATAGACAAATTCTGCAGCTAGTTCACACAGAAGAGGATCCCTCAAACACCAATCAGATGAACAGCTACTTAATGGCTTTTAACTTCCTTCATTGTCTCATGCAGCAATTATGCTGAGGTTGAAGAAATCAAATTATGCCAAAGTTTCCTCAGAAATCTCATTGGTACAATTTAAAAATGGTAAAAATTAGGCAGAGAGGAGTGTAAGCAATTGTTTCTCAAGGGAAAGTGCAGAATATAGGTGCCTTTCATTGTTTAAGTTCCTAGTTTATCTTACTAATGTGATGAACAATAAAGTTTGAAACTATCACAATCACTTAAGCACATTTTAAGCATTGCATATCTAAGAAAATGCAATAGTGTAATATTTTCTCTTTTTAATGTTACAGATTCTGAAGTTAAACATTCTGAATAAAAACATTCAAAAGGTATACAACATGCAGTGCAGGTCTCAGCATGGttaaattagaaaaaaaattaCCAGCAAATGTGACTACAAGTCCTGTTGCATGTATACCTTTGGGAGAAATTTATGCTCATTCAGAACAACTACAGAAAAACCTGCATTCTCTGGATATTTGAACAGGATTATCCATGTCCATGAgttactttacacagagggtggtgggtgtctggaattacggtgccagcagaggtgataaaggcaggcatggtagattaatttaagatgcaactggacagatgcatgagtaggtggggagcagagggatacagatgcttaggaattgggcgacaggctTAGACAGTCGATTTGGATTGGCTCATGTTTggagggccgaggggcctgttcctgggctgtaaattttctttgttctttccttGTAACTGTGACTTTGGCATATATAACTAAGAAGTGATACAAATAATCATTGAAAAACTAGCATATCAGTAAAATGCAAATGTCCAAGATACAGCTTTCAAATATTGTTGCTTCATGCTATTTACAACAAATCTTTTCAGGAAATTTCTGGCCAGTGTGTTACTTTTCGATGTTGGAATCCCACAAAGTGAAGGAATCAAACTTCTTCAAAGTAACTTTGCCTTCATTTAAGGAATTCCTAATGCAGATTTTACTGTGTATTCCCCCTCCCATCCCACACACCAACTAGACTTTCTGTTTTGATTAGTAGAATGGGACAGGCTGACTCTCTAACAATCAATGGATTCCGGCATGGTTGTTCTAGTATTATTAGAACTTGTACAACCTTTGTTCACTGTAGAGGATCTAACTTCAAAATATACTTCTATCAAAACCTGTCCTATTTTACTACTGTTTGGAATAACCAAACAAGACAAAACAGAAATAAATTTCTCTCTCACCTTACTACAAGTCCACAGGTTACATTTAACCCAGAATTGGCACCAGAGTTTAGAAGCAGAAATATTTTTGGTTTAGCATTTTCTGCCACATATATTTGAATTGCAAACTGAATGAAAGTATAACTGGTGGCTATTTTTATCTCTGCCATATAGAAATCCCAGTTCAAATATTGGCAATTCAGTTATATATTTATAAGGATTGAAGAGTACATGTTTAAAAGTATTGTAATATTGTCTTTTTACATGCTGGTAGctgggcagttctcctctcaactgtttgATTTTCCCCGGACTAATactcccaaagcatcagattgtgttatTGGCTTTAAAGATTGTCGGTAaaatcaattcaaacttgattggaatttggtatttttcagggtataatttaaactgattggcctaatttgaatctgttttgttgtttccaggcaaccagctaatttAGCTTTTGACCaattgttacattgttaccttactGAGACCATTTGGTGCTGTCTAGTAGCCCTgccagcttttaactctcttaaagggacagtacacccacatcttcataacactagATTGCTTCAACTTACAATAATTCTATGCTTTCTTTTGCCATTGATATTCAAAATTGATGAACTTATTTAGAAATTATAGATAAAAGCAAACCAAAATTCTGGACAACTGCAatgggtttggcagcatctgagagAAACAATGTGACTCTGCTTCTGATACTTTAATGAACAATTTTTGTTATTTCCTGCTTTTAATGAAAGGTATATCTGAGCATTGCCCAACCCCATGTTTCTCTGAGATGATTGTGTGTACATTTTAACTACTTTTAAAAGCAAACAAGTTACAAGGTAGATAGCAAAATATCTGTTTTAGATGCCAAAGGGCAATGCAAAATAATAATGTTAAATATTTTCAAATAGAAAACTCAGTCAGAAAGGGAGGATACTTATTATCCAGGGTATttttgataaatacttgaagaTTCTGGCAGCAATTTGATTGATGAGTGCTTCTTTTTGCTTTGCAGGATATGGCCATGCCGCTCCAGACACTGATGCAGGTAAAGCTTTTTGCATGTTTTATGCTGTGCTGGGAATACCACTGACCCTAGTTATGTTCCAGAGTCTGGGAGAACGGATGAACACATTTGTCAAATACCttttgaaaagaataaagaaatgcCTCGGCATGAAAAGCACAGACGTATCTATGGAGAACATGGTGACCGTGGGATTCTTCTCTTGCATGGGCACCCTGTGCATTGGAGCAGCTGCCTTTGCACATTATGAAGACTGGAACTTTTTTCATGCATATTACTATTGCTTCATTACATTGACTACAATAGGGTTTGGAGATTTTGTGGCCCTCCAAAAAGATAAGGCTCTGCAGAAAAGACCACTGTATGTAGCCTTTAGCTTTATGTATATTTTAGTGGGTTTGACGGTTATTGGAGCTTTCCTCAACCTGGTGGTTCTCAGGTTTTTGACCATGAACAGTGAAGATGAGCGACGGGATGCTGAAGAGAGAGCTTCTTTGGCAGGGAATAGGAACAGCATGATCATTCACATCCAGGAGGATCCCCAACAGGGCCGTCAGCGGTACAAAACCGAGGTGACAGATTTGCAGTCTGTTTGTTCCTGCATGTGCTACAGGTCTCACGAGTACACCAATCAGGTGGTATCGCACCAGAATTCGTTCAGCTCCCAACTTAATCCCCAGtactttcactctgtatcttacAAGATAGAAGAGATTTCACCAAGCACATTGAAGAACAGTCTGTTCCCATCCCCCGTGAGCTCTGTGTCACCGGGTTTACACAGCTTCAATGAGAACCACCGGCTCATGAGAAGGAGAAAGTCTATTTGAAATATTTTTTTGATTTGTTTTTGAGCGTGCTGGAGAAGATGAGGAAAATACAGTCATCTTTCTCTGGGACTCAGAAACCAAGCATGAAGCATGGTTAATAAAAGCTCTACATCAGCGACAATATGCCTTACTGACGGCAAATGGAATTTTAGGACAAGCAAAATGCTGGGCATCCATTGGAACTACTTAAGCAAGAGGACTGGTACTATTGGCAGTATTCTGCTTGGAAGTGATTGTAAACTGTTAGAATGAGGAAGTGTTATTGGTGAAAGTGGGGATGTGTGTGGCATACAATGCATCAGGTATTAATTTTGTAAAATCATTTAACAGAGTTTCAAATCTGACAAACAGAAGAACCCAAATCCTATTGCCAAAACAGCATGCGCATTAGTAAATGAAGCAGTTGGTATACTGGATGTGCCATTGTACTTTCAACAGCTGGCTCATTATTACTGGATTGTAAAATGCTGAAAGATAATCTTAGCATGCCAGTTTAACTGCATGTGCTTTGTACAACTGGTATGCATTATAACTTACCTGAGAACATAAATTAATTAGCAACAAAATTAATAAAACAATTCATATTTATTGATTTTATGAATAGTATTTATGCTTTTGCAGCAATTCTGGCCATTTGTTCTTTCTTGGCTTCTGTGGTTATTTTGAC
The Chiloscyllium punctatum isolate Juve2018m chromosome 5, sChiPun1.3, whole genome shotgun sequence DNA segment above includes these coding regions:
- the kcnk9 gene encoding potassium channel subfamily K member 9, with protein sequence MALRTGTTWFGQVLRRVRLQGSWSRRSSSLLCLSAPEKAIDEDQYIADNLTSRCRDPGCCTRAFSVDLARLENSRESGHEPLTSRFLEAMKRQNVRTLSLIICTFTYLLVGAAVFDALESEFEMEQGGKLKEQQIGLKGKYNISDEDYKQLEVIIMQAEPHRAGVQWKFAGSFYFAITVITTIGYGHAAPDTDAGKAFCMFYAVLGIPLTLVMFQSLGERMNTFVKYLLKRIKKCLGMKSTDVSMENMVTVGFFSCMGTLCIGAAAFAHYEDWNFFHAYYYCFITLTTIGFGDFVALQKDKALQKRPLYVAFSFMYILVGLTVIGAFLNLVVLRFLTMNSEDERRDAEERASLAGNRNSMIIHIQEDPQQGRQRYKTEVTDLQSVCSCMCYRSHEYTNQVVSHQNSFSSQLNPQYFHSVSYKIEEISPSTLKNSLFPSPVSSVSPGLHSFNENHRLMRRRKSI